One genomic region from Terriglobus aquaticus encodes:
- the queD gene encoding 6-carboxytetrahydropterin synthase QueD produces the protein MYEVTVEAGFSSGHYLREYYGKCENPHGHNYRVLVTLAGEELEPNGLLLDFKVLKDVLKPVVNYLDHQMINDLEPFTTVNPSAENLARYFFDKTNEHLREVTGGRVRVKRSTIFETDTSQATYYVD, from the coding sequence ATGTACGAAGTGACTGTGGAAGCCGGGTTTTCGTCCGGACATTACCTGCGCGAGTATTACGGCAAGTGCGAGAACCCGCACGGCCACAACTATCGCGTGCTGGTGACGCTGGCCGGCGAAGAGCTGGAGCCAAACGGATTGCTGCTCGACTTCAAAGTGCTGAAAGACGTGCTGAAGCCGGTGGTGAACTACCTGGATCACCAGATGATCAATGACCTGGAGCCGTTCACGACGGTAAATCCTTCTGCAGAAAACCTGGCGCGGTATTTCTTCGACAAGACGAACGAACACCTGCGCGAGGTGACCGGCGGACGTGTCCGGGTAAAGCGCAGCACCATCTTTGAGACGGATACGTCGCAAGCGACGTACTACGTCGACTAA
- a CDS encoding 7-carboxy-7-deazaguanine synthase QueE — MRLIELYKSVQGESSFTGVPCIFVRFAGCNLRCSWCDSTYTFQGGKPFTEDEVVAQIEALQPCPLIEFTGGEPMLHERELLPLMQRLLRDESRRYTLMMETSGERPLGEVPTEVHKIVDVKCPGSGSAFGSFRMSNLDALTSRDEVKFVLRDRRDYEFARDFIREHLQGKVAEGTLGGILLSPAFHQSPSPLRTADNMELDARDLVSWMLEDGLPARLSLQIHKFVWEPQKKGV, encoded by the coding sequence ATGCGACTGATTGAGCTCTATAAATCCGTGCAGGGCGAAAGCTCGTTCACCGGCGTGCCGTGCATCTTTGTGCGGTTTGCGGGGTGCAACCTGCGCTGCTCGTGGTGCGATTCCACCTACACGTTTCAGGGCGGCAAGCCCTTTACCGAAGATGAGGTAGTGGCGCAGATCGAGGCTCTGCAACCGTGCCCGCTGATCGAGTTCACCGGGGGCGAGCCCATGCTGCACGAGCGCGAGCTGCTGCCGTTGATGCAGCGGCTGCTGCGCGATGAGAGCAGGCGCTACACGCTGATGATGGAGACGAGTGGTGAGCGTCCGCTGGGCGAAGTGCCCACGGAAGTGCATAAGATTGTCGATGTGAAATGCCCGGGCTCCGGGTCGGCGTTCGGGTCGTTTCGCATGAGCAACCTGGACGCTCTGACCTCGCGCGACGAGGTGAAGTTTGTTCTGCGCGATCGTCGCGACTATGAGTTTGCTCGCGACTTCATTCGCGAGCATCTGCAGGGCAAGGTTGCGGAAGGAACGTTGGGCGGCATTCTTCTCTCGCCAGCGTTTCATCAGTCACCATCGCCGTTGCGCACGGCCGACAACATGGAGCTGGACGCGCGCGATCTGGTGAGCTGGATGCTGGAAGATGGCCTGCCCGCGCGACTTTCTCTGCAAATTCACAAGTTCGTATGGGAGCCGCAGAAGAAGGGCGTGTAG